In the genome of Desertibacillus haloalkaliphilus, the window GTCCTAAGAAAATGAAGGAACCAATTGGACGCTTAGGATCTTTCAGTCCTGCCCGTGCACGGCGTACAGCTTTAGAGATCGATTTAACAGCTTCTTCCTGACCAATAACTCGTTCATGTAGAATCGACTCCATCTTAAGTAAGCGGTCCGTCTCTTCTTCTGCTAATTTCGATACAGGGATTCCAGTCCAGCTTGCTACAACTTGTGCAATGTCTTCAGCTGTTACCTCTGTATCTTCTTGGCCTTGCTTTTTCTTCCACTCATTCTTCATTTCTTCTAACTCTTCACGTAAACGTTGCTCTGAATCACGTAAAGAAGCAGCTTTTTCAAATTCCTGGCTTTGAACAGCGGCGTCTTTTTCTTTTCTCGTTTCGTCAAGACGTTGCTCAAGCTCTTTCAAGT includes:
- a CDS encoding UvrB/UvrC motif-containing protein, whose amino-acid sequence is LKELEQRLDETRKEKDAAVQSQEFEKAASLRDSEQRLREELEEMKNEWKKKQGQEDTEVTAEDIAQVVASWTGIPVSKLAEEETDRLLKMESILHERVIGQEEAVKSISKAVRRARAGLKDPKRPIGSFIFLG